Proteins from a genomic interval of Carcharodon carcharias isolate sCarCar2 chromosome 32, sCarCar2.pri, whole genome shotgun sequence:
- the LOC121272152 gene encoding 39S ribosomal protein L33, mitochondrial-like: MLLTTVNFAKSKSKSILVRMLSAAGSDYCFNAKRSRLQEKLVLRKHDPIVNKHFLSSVKKKNKSI; the protein is encoded by the coding sequence ATGTTGCTGACAACTGTGAACTTTGCCAAGAGCAAGTCAAAGTCCATCCTTGTGAGGATGCTGAGTGCAGCTGGAAGTGACTATTGCTTCAATGCAAAGAGGAGCCGACTACAGGAAAAACTGGTCCTGAGAAAACACGATCCTATAGTGAACAAGCATTTCCTTTCCTCTGTAAAGAAGAAAAACAAGTCAATCTGA